The genomic interval GGAAAGAATATTACATTCCTTTCATACCTGTTTGAAAATCTTACAAACTTTAAAAACTATTCCCCTTCGCACGCTTATCAGCGGAGGGGCTCTTTTGTTAGTAACTTTTCTGTTGATCAGCAAAGTTTTTTTTAAAACCAAAGAAGACGTCCCCGTCATCAAAATACCACGCGTTGAAGTAATCTCCTCGACTGCCCAAATAACCAAGCCGCTTTTGAACCTATCTGCAGAAACTAAAGCCAACGCCCTCACAACACTGCGTGCTGAAATTGCAGGAAAAGTCACGGAAATTCTTGTGGATAAGGGGAAGGAAGTTAACAAGGGTCAAGCATTATTAAAAATCGTTGACAATGATCGGGTGGCACGCCTTGCCCAGGCTCAAGCAGCCGTTAATCATCGACTGGCTGAATACAATTCGGCTACTAAACTTAAAACAAAAAATTTTGTAGCAGAGAATAGTTTCCTACAAGCCAAGGCTAATTTAGAGGCCGCCAATGCCGAATTGGCCCATGCTCAATACGAACATGAACAGCTTACCGTCAGTTCACCCATCCAAGGGTATTATCAAGATCGCATTGTGGAGGTGGGTGATTACGTTAGTGTTGGCGATAAATTAGCAACGATCGCTGACCTTTCTATTTTGACCTTGAATGTATACGTATCTGAAAATGATATTGCCAGCATTAAGATCGGTCAGACAGCTAAGGTTTGCATAGATACTTTCAAAGCGCAGCTTGAAGCCAAAGTGACTTACATTTCAAAGGTGGCCGACCCAAAAACCCACACCTATTTGGTCGAGCTGACCATGGATAATAAGAATCTTCTGCTGCCAGAGGGTTTAACTGCCAAGGTAAGTTTGGAAAAAGATGCCCAAACCGTTCATATCTTAAACGCATCCGTCTTGATTTTAGATGATCAAGGGGTTGTGGGCTTGATGATCGTTGACGCAGACAACAAGGCTGTGTTTAGACCCGTTGAACTTTTGCAAGCCACGGCTGAAAAAATTTACGTTAAAGGTCTGCCCGATACTGCAGTGGTCATCTCAACGGGCGCCGAGTTTGTTAAGAACAATCATGTGGTCGAACCCATACATAGCAAAGCCCTATCATGACCGCCCTCCTGCTTGCTGCCTTTTCACGAACCCGAACAGTTTTGTTAATCTTAGGGCTTTTTATTGTTTGGGGATTGGTGGCGTATATCAACATTCCCAAGGAATCAACGCCTGACGTAAAAATCCCCATGCTTTATGTGTCGGTGAGCTACGAGGGTATTTCCCCACAAGACTCAGCCCGTCTTTTGCTGAAACCCATTGAGCAACAGTTGAGATCATTGGAAGGTGTTAAACAAATGCAAGCAACCGCCTTTGAAGGGGGCGCTTCGATTGTTTTAGAATTTCACGCAGGGTTTAATTCCGATAAGGCCCTAAGTGATGTACGTGAAAAAATTGATTTGGCCAAACCAGATTTGCCAAAGGATGCCAAGGAACCACAAATTCACGAGATCAACCTGAGTCTTTTACCAGTTCTGGTCGTAAAGCTTTCAGGCGATGTGCCGCTTCGCGCCCTTTATCATTTAGCCCGTGATTTAAAGGATGAGATTGAAAGCAACGTTAGCAGCGTCTTAAAG from Candidatus Finniella inopinata carries:
- a CDS encoding efflux RND transporter periplasmic adaptor subunit: MRPKERILHSFHTCLKILQTLKTIPLRTLISGGALLLVTFLLISKVFFKTKEDVPVIKIPRVEVISSTAQITKPLLNLSAETKANALTTLRAEIAGKVTEILVDKGKEVNKGQALLKIVDNDRVARLAQAQAAVNHRLAEYNSATKLKTKNFVAENSFLQAKANLEAANAELAHAQYEHEQLTVSSPIQGYYQDRIVEVGDYVSVGDKLATIADLSILTLNVYVSENDIASIKIGQTAKVCIDTFKAQLEAKVTYISKVADPKTHTYLVELTMDNKNLLLPEGLTAKVSLEKDAQTVHILNASVLILDDQGVVGLMIVDADNKAVFRPVELLQATAEKIYVKGLPDTAVVISTGAEFVKNNHVVEPIHSKALS